Genomic DNA from Candidatus Omnitrophota bacterium:
CAGCAGGGTTGGAATGTTCATGATCCCGAATTGCGCGGCCAGCTGGGGAAAATCATCGACGTTGACCTTGCCCATTTTGACTTTACCCTGGTACGTGCCGGCCAACTCTTCCACCATCGGCGCGATCATCCGGCAGGGGCCGCACCAGGCGGCCCAGAGATCGACCAGCACCGGGGTGGAGGATTTGGTCACTTCCTGCTCAAAGTTCACATCTGA
This window encodes:
- the trxA gene encoding thioredoxin, yielding MAGAVQEFSDVNFEQEVTKSSTPVLVDLWAAWCGPCRMIAPMVEELAGTYQGKVKMGKVNVDDFPQLAAQFGIMNIPTLLLFKGGKEVDRIVGVVPKEELARRLNQIL